A stretch of the Oceanicola sp. D3 genome encodes the following:
- a CDS encoding branched-chain amino acid ABC transporter permease, with protein MDLLNAFVALLNFVIIPAATYGSQLALGALGVTLIYGILRFSNFAHGDTMAFGTTMTILVTWALQGMGITLGILPTALLALPFGIAATALLVLGTDRAVYRFYRRQKAAPVILVIVSIGVMFILNGLTRFIIGVDDQRFADGARFVISARDFKEMTGLAEGLALRSTQALTMIVAAICVVLLFWFLNRTRTGKSMRAFSDNEDLALLSGINPEKVVAVTWIIVAALATIAGVLYGLDKSFKPFTYFQLLLPIFAAAIVGGLGSPLGAIAGGFVIAFSEVTVTYAFKKVATYVLPDALAPSGLLQLLTTEYKFAVSFAILVIVLLIKPTGLFKGKSV; from the coding sequence ATGGACCTGCTCAACGCCTTCGTGGCCCTGCTCAACTTCGTCATCATCCCAGCCGCCACCTATGGCAGCCAACTCGCGCTCGGCGCGCTCGGGGTGACGCTGATCTACGGCATCCTGCGTTTTTCCAACTTCGCCCATGGCGACACGATGGCCTTCGGCACCACCATGACCATCCTCGTCACATGGGCGTTGCAGGGCATGGGCATCACCCTCGGCATCCTGCCCACCGCCCTGCTCGCGCTGCCCTTCGGCATCGCCGCCACCGCGCTTCTGGTGCTGGGCACCGACCGCGCCGTTTATCGCTTCTACCGACGGCAAAAGGCCGCGCCGGTGATCCTCGTAATCGTCTCCATCGGCGTCATGTTCATCCTCAACGGCCTCACCCGCTTCATCATCGGCGTTGATGACCAGCGCTTTGCCGATGGCGCCCGCTTCGTCATATCCGCCCGCGACTTCAAAGAGATGACCGGGCTGGCCGAGGGCCTCGCCCTGCGCTCCACCCAAGCCCTCACCATGATCGTGGCCGCCATCTGCGTGGTGCTGCTCTTCTGGTTCCTCAACCGCACCCGCACCGGCAAGTCGATGCGCGCGTTTTCCGACAACGAAGACCTCGCCCTTCTTTCGGGCATCAACCCCGAAAAGGTCGTCGCCGTCACATGGATCATCGTCGCCGCGCTGGCCACCATCGCGGGCGTGCTCTACGGGCTCGACAAGTCGTTCAAACCCTTCACCTACTTCCAGCTGCTGCTGCCCATCTTCGCCGCCGCCATCGTTGGCGGCCTCGGCTCCCCGCTCGGGGCCATCGCCGGCGGCTTCGTCATCGCCTTCTCCGAAGTCACGGTGACCTACGCCTTCAAGAAGGTCGCCACCTACGTCCTCCCCGACGCGCTCGCGCCCTCCGGCCTGCTGCAACTGCTGACCACCGAGTATAAATTCGCCGTCAGCTTCGCCATTCTGGTCATCGTCCTGCTGATAAAGCCCACCGGCCTCTTCAAGGGAAAATCCGTATGA